The genomic window GTAAACCATCATGGTTCCGAAATAAGAAACATCGGTCATCATATCCCTGGCCATTTCGAGGTTTACATTCTTGGCTTTACGTAGTTCGTGCAAGGTATCTACATAATCGTTATAATGAGCCGATTGGCCTGGATTATGTATTTTTATAGTGTTGGGATCCAGATTTAATCCAAGTCTTTTAATCGTGTTGGTAATTTCGCTTGGATCGCCCAAGAGGGTGATGTCTACAATATCCTGGGTAATGAGTTTCTCCACTGCTTTTAAAATGCGTTCGTCATTTCCTTCTGGTAAAACAATATGTTTTTTATCGCGTTTGGCCCATTTAACCAGTTGGTATTGAAACATATGTGGCGTAATACCCTGATAGCTGAAAGTGATAATTTTATCATCCAGTGCTTTTATATCCACATATTTTTCAAAAAGCTCTATTGCCACTGCAATTTTCTTCTTGTTTTCAATTGTGATTTTGGAGTGGATACCGCCAATGGTTGTAGTGGTTTCGAAAGTTCCCTTTTTAACCGCTATTATTGGAATAATGGTTTGTAAACCTTCAATCAATTTAATAATCGGCTCATCTGGTAAACTGCCTGCGGTTAAAACAATGCCTGCAATTTTTGGGTAATTGGCTGATAAGTTGGCCTGAAGTGCGCCAATAATGATATCACCACGATCGCCGGGGGTAACAATAAGCAGGTTGTCTTTTATGTGCCTTAAAAAATTAGGCAACATCATGGCACCGGTCACAAAATTATCAACCTGGTTATCCAATAGTTCAGCTCCAAAAAGTACCTCACCACCTAGTGCCAATGTAATTTCTTTCATTGTTGGACTTTGCAGGCTAGTTTCAGTGGGAATAACGGCAATAAGTAATTCGGCTGGCAGTTGATTCGTTAAAGCTTGTTTAATACGGTCTGCCTCCTCCGGATTCACCATATTGGCCACTACGCCTAATACCTGCACATCTCGCAATAGGAAGTTACGGTAAATGTTGATAGCCGATTTAAAAAGCTCACTTGCTGTTTTGTTCTTTCCCGATACCACTATTAAAACTGGTGCACCTAAGTTTTTGGCCATTAAGGCATTCGATTCGAACTCAAATGCCATGCCTTCGCCTAAAAAGTCGCTGCCTTCAATAACGGTAAAATCATAGTTGTCCTCCAGTTTTTTATATTTACTGATAATGGTATTGATAATTGCTCCACTATCTTCTGCTTGGTGCAGCATTTCCTGTCGGGTAAAGGCAAAAGCATCCTCATATTTAACCGGGAGTGAGAAATAATCCAACATGGCTTCTACATGTTCATCTTTTTTATTCTGATCGTCTTGCGCAATAATGGGTTTAAAGTAACCTACCTTTTGCGTTTTGGCCAATAACATATTGATCATTCCGAAAGCAATTACTGATTTTCCGGTATAGGGTTCGGCCGAAGCAATGAATATATTTTTAGTCATAAATAAGGGTCAATGTATAGGAATAACCAATCACGCCCAATATAGTTGGAAATATCTATTTTAAAAACTAAAAGAGGTTAAGTTTTTAATTGCTTGATTAGAAAACTTGGGTCAGGTATTTCGATAGCCATAAATAGGAAACTTTAGTAATAAGCTGCGAGGCATCGTCATTGCGAGAAGGCTTTTTGAGCCGACGAAGCAATCTTACAACGATTGTTACTAGCGTGCGCTTTAAGATGTTTCGTTCCTCGAAATGACGAGCTTTCTATGGATTCTGTCAATGATAGCGGTTAGAATTTTTCAAATACATCGTAATGTTATGTTGGGAGGTATCGTCATCTCGACCGTAGTGTTCCAAAGGAACTCCTTTGGAGGAGAGATCTTTTAAGATAGTTCAAAGATTTCTCCATTCCACTGTGTTCCAGTCGAAATGACGACCGTTCTTTGCAATCTGTCAATGATCGCCTGTCGAAGTACCAGATTAATAGATAGTAAGTGTTTCGATTACTTATGTCGATTCAAATTGGAACCTTCTTGCCAGTGGTGGAGCCGTAATAGCTAAATTGAATCGGTTTTATGCATTTGATTCAATCAATAACTTTAACATTTTTAGCCTATGTATAAGTGGTAGGTTCACTTTTGCATCAGGATTAAGCTTTAAAGGCATAAAATGACTTTCCAGAAAATGATCATAATCGGTAATTACGGTAGCCTGATTCAGATAAATTGGAACGTCTTGCTTTCCTGCCTGGGTAAAAAAATCTTCTAGCTGCTGTATTTCTTGGATGGTCATACTGCAAAGTTATCATTCTATTTTGAGCAGATGGAATTATTTTTTTTTGACAGGTAGTATCTGCCTAATGCTCAATCATAATTATTTTTAAATATTGTTTGTACTAAAAATTTTAGTTTAAATTTGTTTTCCCTAATTAATTGTTTTAGTGTTCTAATCACATTGAAAGAGAATGAACAATAGTGAAATGAAAAAAGATATCCTCCGTTCAGATATGATTCAGGATATTTCATCACTTAAAAAAGAATATTGCCGAAAGGAGACCGCATGGCACCGAGATTGGAAATTGGCTTTCCCGCCATCATTTAGAGAAGTTGCTTTTTATGATGCAGCCAATGCCGATATCCATCGTGCTGATGTATTTACCCCATCCGGTTATACAATCGAGTTTCAAAATTCTCCGATCACATTGGCCGAGCTTAATAGTAGAGAGGCATTTTATCCAAATTTAATATGGGTATTGAATGGCAAAAAATTTAAGGGATTCAAAATATTGAAACATTTACCTGATGTGGATGATCCCAGGCTAAAGGATTATGAATTTTGTCATTCCGATCACCTTTCTATGGTTAGGAAATCAGAGGTAATGCAGGGGGTGCCCAATCCAAAAATACTTAATTTTTATCATCCCGAACTTCAGGGCATTAAACTCACCTCAAACCTTTACTCTTTTTGTTGGAAACAGCCACATAGTGTATGGTATTTAGCTACCGCAAAAATAATTGTAGACTTAGGTGGGTATTTTTTATATGAGCTAAAACAGCGTAACCAATTAAATGGAAATTATCCATACCTGAAAATGTTAAGTAGGAAAGCCTTTATCGATTGGCATACCCCACCAGAGCTTTAATTATAACCTTCGAAAAAATCAATTCGGTAATTAAGGATAAGATCAAAAGTGAAAAAAATGTAGCGTATTAAATCTCTTGATCTTAAGAAATTTAATACGCTAAACCGCATTATTTCATGCTATCGTTAATTTTGTTGATCATCACCAAATGGCTTTGAACTATTGGTGCAGTTTTCTTTGCAAAAGCTTTAAGATCTGCATCTTTCCCATCTCTTGATTCATCTTCCATTAATTTTAGTGTAGATTTATGGCCACTCACCATGGCATCAACATAAGCTTTATCAAAATCTGCTCCTGATTTTTTGCTCAGGTCATCCATTTTTTTCTTGTGTTCATCATCTACAGTACTTGGCAGTGTAATGTTTTTTTGTTTAGCAATGGCCGTTAATTCGGTGTTTGCCATGCCGTGGTCTTTTACCATCATGGTTGCAAATTCTTTAACCTGCGGATTGCTGCTTTTTTCGAGGGCCAGTTTTCCCAGTTCTACTTCAGCCATACCGCCAACAGCTGCCTGTGTAGTAAACTTCGCGTCAGCTCCATCTACTGCAATTCCTCCGGTGGCAACAGCATTGGTTGAACTGTCTTTAGCCATGTTTAAACTATCGGCACTTTCTTTGGCATCCTTGTTTCCTCCATTGCAGGCCTGAAATGCTAAGGCAGAAATGGCCAATAAATAAATTAACTTTTTCATATACTTCGTTTTTTGTTGTATCTACATAAACATGTTTTAAACCAAAAGGGTTTTAAGCTTTTAAAATAATCGGGTGTAGGTAAATGTCAGATGCTCAGCTGGGTAGGCTGGTTTTTGTAATAGGGGTAGTAGATAAGGTCTAAAATTTAACAATTCTTATTTGGACTTGATCTAAATAGAGGCTATATTTGCCGAAAACAAAAATGCCACACGGTTCAGACCCGTGTGGCTAAACCGGAAATCCGGCTCACCTTTAATCTCCATTAAAAGCCATGCAAATTAAGAAAATTTTGCTATTGGGCATGTTATGTGTCTGTGTAATTTTTACTTCTGCCCAACACCGATTATCGAGCATCTCGGGGCAAATCAAATCCAATGACGGAAATCCAATACCCGGGGCTACCCTTAAAATCCACAAAACCAATTATGGTACATTAACAGACCAAATTGGAAATTTTAAACTCTCCAATATTCCTCTGGGTAAATACACCATACAGGTATCTGCAATTGGTTTTAAAACACAGAAAAAAGAGATCAATGTAGCTGATGGCCAAATAAGCACTTTCAATTTCCACTTATCAGAATCTACCGAGCAAATGGAAACCCTAAATGTTATTGGTAGAACAGCCAACCAGCAAGTTAACCGTCAGGCGTTCAATGTAACCTCTATTGATGCAAAGAAACTGCACAACAGTACACTTGATATTTCTCATGCTTTAGACCGTGTTTCTGGAGTGAGGGTTAGAGAGGCAGGAGGCTTGGGTTCAAGAATGGATTTTTCTTTGAACGGTTTTACTGGCAGACAGGTTAAGTTTTTTATTGATGGAGTACCCATGGATAATTTTGGTTCATCATTCCAGATTAACAATATACCCATTAACCTTGCCCAACGTGTAGAAGTATATAAAGGAGTAGTTCCTGTTTGGTTAGGATCGGATGCATTAGGTGGTGCCGTTAATATTGTAACCGATAATACAACGAAAAGTTATATGGATGCCTCTTATTCATATGGTTCTTTCAATACGCATAAAACAGCTGTAAATGTAGGTTATACTGCGCCATCGGGATTTAAAATCCAGGTTAATGCTTTTCAAAATTATTCTGATAATGACTATAAGGTTACTACAGATGTTGCAGCCATTAATGGCCGTTATTTTAGAAACCAAGTGGTTAAACGCTTTAACGACACCTATCATAACGAAACCTTAATAGCCAGTGCGGGTGTAGTTAATAAATCATTTGCCGATCAGTTAATGTTTGGGTTAACCGTTGGGCAAAACTATTCTGAAATCCAAACTGGAGCAAGGATGGTTTCCGTTTTTGGTGATTGGCATAGAAAGGGCAGTATTTTAATGCCTACAGTTAAATATGCCAAAAAAGATCTGTTTGTTAAAGGATTGGACCTTCGCGTAAACGGGAATTTTAATTTTGGTACAGAACAAAATATAGATACGGTTTACCGTCGATACAACTGGTTTCAGGATTATAAAGAATACCCTGGGGCAGGCAGCGAACGAGAACGTTCGATGTATAAATTTCGTAACAACAACGGATTAGCTACTGCAAACTTAAGTTACACTGTTGATGAGCATCATTCAATGTCGCTAAACAATGTATACAATAGCTTTAACAGAACAGGTTCTGATGAACTGTATCCTGATGCCGAGAAATATGAGCAACCACGGATAAACAATAAAAATGTATTGGGTTTAGGTTATAAATTCAGTGCTTCTGAGAAGTGGAACACTTCTGTATTTGCAAAACAATTTTATCAGTCAAATAAATATTCGCAAAGCTATAATCCAAGTGGTAATTGGGGCGACATTGCTTATTTAACGCAAAAAAACAGCTATAGTAAAACCGGTTATGGTATTGCATCTACTTACTTTATTGTGCCAAATCTCCAGGTTAAGGCATCATACGAAAAAAGTTATCGTTTGCCAGAAACCGACGAACTTTTTGGCGATTTATTAAATCTCGAAGGGAATATTGCTTTAAAGCCCGAACAGAGCAGTAATTATAATTTAGGTTTTAGTTACCAGGCACAGTTAAACAAAATCCACCGGTTTAGTTTCGATGGAAATTTAATGTACCGCGATGCGAAAGACTTTATCAGACCAAGTTTAAATGCAAACCAAACCAAACAGGTGATGGGCAATGTAGCTAACGTAACCAATTTTGGGTTTGAATCGGAGGTTAGATATTCATTTAAGCAACTATTTACGGCAGGAGTAAACGTAACCTATCAGAATTTAAGAAATAATACCCGTTTTGAGCCAGGTCAAACCATGCAGAGTCCTTTATTTAGAGACCGGATTCCAAATATGCCTTATCTCTTTGGTAATGCAGATGCCTCACTTTTCTTTAACAACGTGGGTAAAAAAGGCAATACCCTTACCCTTGGTTATAACGTGCTTTACGTTCATGCTTATTATTTATCATGGCCGAGCCAGGGTACTTCAGAAACCAAATATGATATTCCCAGACAATGGATGCAGGATGTAAATGCTGTTTATACACTTGGCGGCGGTAAATATAATATTGGCTTAGAATGTAAAAATCTATTGGATAACCGCATTTACGATAATTTTTCTCTACAAAAGCCGGGCAGGGCATTTTATGCCAAGGTTAGATACTTTTTTAGCAACAACAGATAATTCCTAATCCTAAAATATTTTAACATGAAAACTAAATATATACTTCCTTTTTTAAGTTTATCCTTTCTGATCATCTTTTCGGGTTGCGACAAAGAACTGGATTCTTCAGAAGTTATAGATGTAGAAACCGAACTTACAGGGGCAACCAAATTTGTAATTTCTGCAACACCAATTGGTACTTCGGGCATTGCCGATTATTTATTGACGGCAAATTCTTTAGAATCGGGCATGGTAACCACTCAGGGAAACGGGATAGAGCAAGATGGATCTTACCGTTATTATCTTACACACAAAAACCGTTTTTTTAGTTTGCTATACGGACAGGGAAACCCAGGTGCTGTTACCTCTTACCGTTTAGACAGTGACGGAAAGTTAAAGAAACTTTCAAATTTTCAAAGTGAAACCGTACATCTTTTTGCGCCTGTGAAGGACGATGTTTTTACCATTAAAGTTCCAAGATCCGGAAATGAATTTGCAACCATGTTTAGGATAGATGCACGCAAATATCAGATTGTTGGTGAACAGCAGGTAAATATTGTAAAGCTTGCGGGCAATGGCGAAAGGGCGCATTTTACCTGGGCAACACAGGTTGGAGAAAAGCTATTTATACCTTATATGAGTATTAAAGGCGCTGCACCAGATGTATTTGGTACTTCATATCCCGACAGTTCCTGGGTGGCCGTTTATAGTTATCCTGATTTAAAACTGGAGAAAATCATCCGTGATAACCGCACCAGTTATATCGGCGCCTATTTCGTAAATGGTTTGGTTGAAACCGATAATGGAGATGCTTATGCTTTTTCATTTGCAGCAGCAACAAACGCAGGCATTCCGACGTCCAAAAATCCATCAGCTGTTATCAGGATCAATAAAGGAACTACCGAGTTTGATAAAAACTATTTCTTTAACGTACAGGAGATTTCTGGCGGACACCATATTGCGGGGCAAACTTATTTAGGAAAGGGTGTTTTTATTCTCCAAATGTATGCACAACCCAATTCGCTTTTAGGTACAGCGAGAAAATTTGCTGTTGTTGATGTAATCAGCAAAAGCTTCAAATGGATAACCGGTATCCCTGCAGATATCACCAGAACAACAACCATTAATAATTATGCGCCAAAAGATGGTAAAACCGGATACATAGGCATCACTACCGCGAGCGAAGGAAGTTATGTGTATGTATTCGATGCAGAAATTGCAGCTGCCAAAAAAGGCTTAAAGGTTGAGGGTGGAACAATCACTGCAATTAATGCCCTTCAATATTAAAATAAACTTATACGCTTAATTAAACAGAACAATGGCAACGGTAAATAAAACTATTCCGGCAAAGAAAAAAAATAAAGATTCGCTATTTAACAGAATCAATAAATGGCTTCACCTCTGGCTTGGCCTAATATCGGGTGTCATTGTCCTCATTGTTTGTATAACAGGCTGTATCTGGGTTTTTAATGAAGAAATTACAGGTTTATTGGAGCCTGAAACCAAAATTGAAAAGCAGGATAGGCCTGTGATTACACCATCGCAACTGAGTGCCATTGCGTTTAAGCTATATCCAGAAAAGATTCCTTCGTATGCACAATACCAACAGGGAAGGGCGATCAGTTTAAATTTAAGAGGAAAAAAGGATGAAGGACGACGCGGAGGAGGAACCAGTTTAAAAATTAATCCTTATACAGGAGAGGTAATCAGCAAAGTGGTTCACAAAAAAGGGGAGGTCGATTTTTTTAGGTTTATCCTCAACGGTCACCGTTTCTTGTGGTTACCTTATGCCATCGGAAGGCCAATTGTAAACTACGGAACCATGATATTTGTGGTTTTGTTAATTACCGGATTAATCTGGTGGTATCCTAAAAAATGGAACAAATCAACCCGCAACAAGAGTTTCAAAATTAAATGGGGCGCCTCATTTAAAAGGGTAAATCTCGATTTACACAATGTACTTGGCTTTTATTCTTTAATTTTTTTGCTTTTTATCGCCTTGACAGGGATGGTTTATGGCATTAAATGGTACAGTGAAGGTTTGTATTGGGTAACCTCTGGAGGTGATAAATTAGGTGATTTCCAGCGTTTGGAATCAGATTCTTTAGCTGTTGGAAAATTTTATACGCCACAAAAAGCAATGGATCTGGCTTGGCAAAAGGTAATTCGCCGTCATCCGAAATCGCAGGGTTTTTACTATAATTTTCCCGATACTTCAAAAGCAAAAGCCACGATCAACATTACGGTTTATCCCAATACAGGTCAGTTTTACAATAACCAGGGGTATACCTTCGATCAGCATACTTTAAAAGAATTTAAACGCGAAGGTGTTTATGCTATTGCTTACGAAGAAGCTGGTTTTGGTGGTAAACTTCGCAAAATGAATTACGATATCCATGTGGGGAGTATTTTGGGTTTCCCAGGTAAAGTGATGGCTTTTTTAGCCTCGCTAATAGGAGCAAGTTTACCTATAACCGGCTTTATCATCTGGTATGGTAGGAAATTCAAGAAGAAAGCGGTAAAGAAATCGCCCGTTTTAATCGAAAGCGATAATAAGCCTGTTGGTTTTAAGCCGAGAGCTAGAATTCCGGTAAAAAAAGTGGAAGAAGTTTTGGAATAACATTTTTTTATGAAACCGTCATGCTGTCCCGAATTTTCGGGATCAGCATCTTTTCTACTATTAAGACCCTGAAATGAATTCAGGGTGACGACACAAGAAAACCCGGACATTACCCGGGTTTTTCTTGTTTTAATACCTTACAATTTTACCTTTTTAGTTTTTGGTTCTGGTTTTTCAGGTAATTGTATCGATAAAATCAAATCGATGCTTTCCGAATTAGTTTCATAATCGGCTGCAATTTTTTCCCATCTTTTTAGTTCTGCCTGTAAGCTTTCGATTTCCTTACCCAATGATTCGATCTTATTCTGGATTGATTTTCTAACGTTTGTATTTGCCATATCACAAAATTATGATTTGATGGCATATCTTTAAACTTCTTTGTTATGAAGATGCCTGTAAAAAATGCTAAGTGTTCTCTTTCAATGAGTTTTATTCTTATAAAATTTTCAACAATGGTGAAGAACCACTGAATTTGCGCACGATAGTAAATAATTATGCAATCATTTGCTATTTTTACCCAACATCCCCCATAAAATATGAAGAAAAATAATAACTGCGATCTTAAAACCTGTTTTATGTGCCAACTCACATTAAAAGAGTGGCATTCTGCTATCGAGAGCCATAAACGAAATTTTATCGCTAAAAAAGGGGAAGTAATTATCAGAGAGGGTGATCCGGTGAGTGGTGTTTATTTTGTTGCTTCGGGTAATGTAAAAGTGCATAAACAATGGGGCGACAAAGAATTGATTTTACGTTTTGCAAACGATGGAGCTATAATTGGGCATAGGGGAATCAGCAGCAGTATTTCTACCTATCCAATATCGGCAACAGCTTTAGAAACCACCAAACTTTGTTTTGTAGATATCGATTTTTTTAAAACAACCATAAAAGTAAACCAGGAATTTGCTTACGGTTTGTTGATGTTTTACGCCGATGAATTACACGCTTCAGAAAAGAAAATGCGTAATTTAGCTTTAATGTCGGTTAAAGGAAGGCTTGCCGTGGCTATTTTAGGATTGAGAGATCAATTTGGATTAGATGCCGAAGGATTTTTAAATTTAGCACTAAGCCGTCAGGATCTGGCCGCATTTACCGGTGCCACTTACGAAACGGTTTTCAGGACCATGAACGAACTGTTAGCAGAAAAATTAATCGTGGTTAGCGGAAAGCAAATTGGTATTTTAAACGAAGCTGGACTAACAGAATTGAGCAGTAAATAACCCATTATGGATAGTTTATTGTATAAAATATAAATGATAGGAGAATTTAAAAGATTAAATCTCCTCAGATCATCGTCATTGCGAGAAGGCTTTTTCAGCCGACGAAGCAATCTTTATAGCAAGGATCACTAGCATGAAAGATTGCTTCGTCGTTCCTCCTCGCAATGACGACTTTTCTTTTGACTCTGTCATTGATAGCGTAGTCAAAGTGTTTTTCATTACATTTATTTCGCTCAGCTTAATTAATAACCAGTCTTTAAATTATTGATATAATATGTTGGGAATCGTTTTATGTGGTGGGCAGAGTTTACGGATGGGCACTGATAAGGCTTTGCTCAGCCATCAGGATAAATTATGGGCAGAGGTCGCAGCTGATAAGTTAAGCTCGCTTAATCTACCGGTAAAATTTTCAGTTAATCCATCGCAGCAAGAAACCTATGCAGGTTATTTTGGGAATGAGCAGCTGATAGTTGATCATTCTTTACTTGATATCAAAGGACCATTATTGGGGGTGCTTTCTGCGCACTTATCAAATCCAGAGGAAGATCTATTCTTATTGGCCTGCGATATGTTGTTGATGGAAATCAGATTGCTGGAAAAGCTAATCCATTCAGTTAATGCTGATGATTCTTTCGAGGCTTATATTTTTACCAAAGATGATCAGCAAGAACCCCTATGTGGGATTTATAAAGTTGAAGGTTTGAAAAAAAATGTACACCTGCTGCAAACCAATGGTTTAGCCAAACACAGCATGAAATATGCTTTAAGTAATTTACGAGTTTGCGAAACTGCCATTGAGGATCAGGATTATCGTTATTTCAGTAATTTTAACTCCCATGCCGAAATTAATGGTTTATAACAATTGCAAGGCCGATTGATCAATCTTAGTAAAATTCTCTTTCTCTCCTTCACAAAGCACGCAACAATAATCTTCCGGTAAATCTTTAAATGCCGTACCTGGGTTAATGTTGTTTTCAATTTCGCCAATGCGCTCGTTGTACACTGTTAAACAATTGTTACACTGGTATAAAAACTCGCCGTCTTTTTTTATCGTTTCTTCAGTTTGAAAACTCTGTTTTTGACTACCGGTTTTTATCGCATTTAAACGGTATTTGTAAAACTTAAATATCGAACGCCTTATTTGTTCTGGTAATAAAAAACTAGGATTACCCCTGCTAAAAATTTCACCTGTACGCTCGTTGGGGTTAAAATCCTTAGCACACAAAATGTCATAAACGGGGAGTAGTTTTAACCCCAATACATTAATCAAGTGTCGTTTTTGGATCAGGATACTACTAAAAACCTCACTTTTTTTGCGTGTTTTAATGCCAAAACAGATTCCAAAAGTCCTGGTATCGTCGATGCTTAAATGTTTAACGAGGAAATTTTTTAATGCTAAGCCTTCGTTACAATTGTCTTCCACCTGAAAGTTAAGTTCGTTGGCCGCATGCCGCATATTGATCTCAAATTCTTCGAGCAAGCTATTCCAAAGGTTTTTATCTTTTTCATCAATCCCTTTTATAATAATGGTTTTCCAGGAGGTACAGCACAACTGACCGAGTTTGGTATCTAAACAAAGCTGGCAGAGTTTCTTTAAAAACGGAATGCTGAACAATTCATCACGCCTGTAAATACCTAACCAGTATTTGTTGTTGTAGCGGTTTAAGCCTTCGTAATAAGGCAAGTTAAATGATGATAGGGATACGGTATTTTCGGCCTGTTTAAGAATGAGGTTGTCATGATCTAAAAGTGCAAAGAGCGCTTCACCATTGGCTTGTGGATTATCTACAAACTGTGACTGATTGTTTTTGATAATACCCTCCAGCGCTTTGGTAACCTGTGCAATATGGTTGGTGTAACAAAGCTGATTCCATTCATAGGTTACATTGGTTTTTGGAAACCGGATAATCAAATGCCAATAATGTTCGGATTGTGAAGACGCAATCCAGTTGATATTACCCGTTAACATGGGGGTAAAACTTTGGTCGCTATCGCAGATATTAACCTTAACGGAAGGTTTAAAGTCGATGTCGTCTAAAACATCTTTGTATACCCCTTCAGTAAGCCAGGTTTTGCGGATAAAAATCTCTTCAGCAGGATAAGAACTGATAATATTCGGGAAATTATTGGAGTCTACTTCGTAATCGATCCCGAGTTTATCCATTTCACCTGTAAATATGGCAATATTATAGGTTGTAGTATCAATCAATAACTGCTGACGGAGGCCGAAACGAACATATTGGATCCGCGCTTTTGTTGCCGCAACCAGGATATTATACAAATTGCCCGGTGATATGATGCCGCCTGGAAAGTTAATGATTATGGTTTGATACATGGTTTAGCTATTTAAAAGTCCAAATTCTACTACTGCCTTTGGGAAGTTTTTGTTTTCGTGTCCTGGTCTGCATAATTTTAAAAGCGCAAACCTTTGGATATTAGTGAGTTTTCGCCATTGGTTTAAGGAGAGCTGCAAAGCTAATTCTGTCGCCTTTTCTCTTAGCATCGTAGGGATTTGATGTAGGTTTCCCCAATCAGGCAACGGGTCAATAGGTAGCGTGGTAGCTTGATTTCCAGTATATTTGGTAATCAGGCCAATCAGAAATTGATGGTATTTATCTGTTTGTTCTTGAGTTGAAACCGGTAGTAAAGCCAATTGGATTCTTTCTGACGGATGAAATTTG from Flavobacterium sp. W4I14 includes these protein-coding regions:
- a CDS encoding hypothetical protein (product_source=Hypo-rule applied; pfam=PF14298; superfamily=82171) yields the protein MKTKYILPFLSLSFLIIFSGCDKELDSSEVIDVETELTGATKFVISATPIGTSGIADYLLTANSLESGMVTTQGNGIEQDGSYRYYLTHKNRFFSLLYGQGNPGAVTSYRLDSDGKLKKLSNFQSETVHLFAPVKDDVFTIKVPRSGNEFATMFRIDARKYQIVGEQQVNIVKLAGNGERAHFTWATQVGEKLFIPYMSIKGAAPDVFGTSYPDSSWVAVYSYPDLKLEKIIRDNRTSYIGAYFVNGLVETDNGDAYAFSFAAATNAGIPTSKNPSAVIRINKGTTEFDKNYFFNVQEISGGHHIAGQTYLGKGVFILQMYAQPNSLLGTARKFAVVDVISKSFKWITGIPADITRTTTINNYAPKDGKTGYIGITTASEGSYVYVFDAEIAAAKKGLKVEGGTITAINALQY
- a CDS encoding putative iron-regulated membrane protein (product_source=COG3182; cath_funfam=1.20.950.20; cog=COG3182; pfam=PF03929; superfamily=63829; transmembrane_helix_parts=Inside_1_27,TMhelix_28_50,Outside_51_161,TMhelix_162_184,Inside_185_212,TMhelix_213_235,Outside_236_370,TMhelix_371_393,Inside_394_433); the protein is MATVNKTIPAKKKNKDSLFNRINKWLHLWLGLISGVIVLIVCITGCIWVFNEEITGLLEPETKIEKQDRPVITPSQLSAIAFKLYPEKIPSYAQYQQGRAISLNLRGKKDEGRRGGGTSLKINPYTGEVISKVVHKKGEVDFFRFILNGHRFLWLPYAIGRPIVNYGTMIFVVLLITGLIWWYPKKWNKSTRNKSFKIKWGASFKRVNLDLHNVLGFYSLIFLLFIALTGMVYGIKWYSEGLYWVTSGGDKLGDFQRLESDSLAVGKFYTPQKAMDLAWQKVIRRHPKSQGFYYNFPDTSKAKATINITVYPNTGQFYNNQGYTFDQHTLKEFKREGVYAIAYEEAGFGGKLRKMNYDIHVGSILGFPGKVMAFLASLIGASLPITGFIIWYGRKFKKKAVKKSPVLIESDNKPVGFKPRARIPVKKVEEVLE
- a CDS encoding putative RNase H-like nuclease (RuvC/YqgF family) (product_source=COG2433; cath_funfam=1.20.5.970; cog=COG2433; superfamily=46579) encodes the protein MANTNVRKSIQNKIESLGKEIESLQAELKRWEKIAADYETNSESIDLILSIQLPEKPEPKTKKVKL
- a CDS encoding CRP-like cAMP-binding protein (product_source=COG0664; cath_funfam=1.10.10.10,2.60.120.10; cog=COG0664; pfam=PF00027,PF13545; smart=SM00100,SM00419; superfamily=46785,51206) codes for the protein MCQLTLKEWHSAIESHKRNFIAKKGEVIIREGDPVSGVYFVASGNVKVHKQWGDKELILRFANDGAIIGHRGISSSISTYPISATALETTKLCFVDIDFFKTTIKVNQEFAYGLLMFYADELHASEKKMRNLALMSVKGRLAVAILGLRDQFGLDAEGFLNLALSRQDLAAFTGATYETVFRTMNELLAEKLIVVSGKQIGILNEAGLTELSSK
- a CDS encoding hypothetical protein (product_source=Hypo-rule applied) — encoded protein: MKNTLTTLSMTESKEKSSLRGGTTKQSFMLVILAIKIASSAEKAFSQ
- a CDS encoding molybdopterin-guanine dinucleotide biosynthesis protein A (product_source=KO:K03752; cath_funfam=3.90.550.10; cog=COG0746; ko=KO:K03752; pfam=PF12804; superfamily=53448) translates to MLGIVLCGGQSLRMGTDKALLSHQDKLWAEVAADKLSSLNLPVKFSVNPSQQETYAGYFGNEQLIVDHSLLDIKGPLLGVLSAHLSNPEEDLFLLACDMLLMEIRLLEKLIHSVNADDSFEAYIFTKDDQQEPLCGIYKVEGLKKNVHLLQTNGLAKHSMKYALSNLRVCETAIEDQDYRYFSNFNSHAEINGL
- a CDS encoding rubredoxin (product_source=COG1773; cath_funfam=2.20.28.10; cog=COG1773; pfam=PF00301; superfamily=55124,57802; transmembrane_helix_parts=Inside_1_4,TMhelix_5_27,Outside_28_493), translated to MYQTIIINFPGGIISPGNLYNILVAATKARIQYVRFGLRQQLLIDTTTYNIAIFTGEMDKLGIDYEVDSNNFPNIISSYPAEEIFIRKTWLTEGVYKDVLDDIDFKPSVKVNICDSDQSFTPMLTGNINWIASSQSEHYWHLIIRFPKTNVTYEWNQLCYTNHIAQVTKALEGIIKNNQSQFVDNPQANGEALFALLDHDNLILKQAENTVSLSSFNLPYYEGLNRYNNKYWLGIYRRDELFSIPFLKKLCQLCLDTKLGQLCCTSWKTIIIKGIDEKDKNLWNSLLEEFEINMRHAANELNFQVEDNCNEGLALKNFLVKHLSIDDTRTFGICFGIKTRKKSEVFSSILIQKRHLINVLGLKLLPVYDILCAKDFNPNERTGEIFSRGNPSFLLPEQIRRSIFKFYKYRLNAIKTGSQKQSFQTEETIKKDGEFLYQCNNCLTVYNERIGEIENNINPGTAFKDLPEDYCCVLCEGEKENFTKIDQSALQLL